The uncultured Sunxiuqinia sp. genome has a segment encoding these proteins:
- a CDS encoding glycosyltransferase family 9 protein, with protein MNSKILIIRFSSIGDIVLTSPIIRCIKEQLDQAEIHFLTKEKHKDLLRANPYIDHLHLYNSNLTDIIKQLQQENFDYIIDLHHNLRSHIIKQNLRTKAYSLQKLNIKKWLLVKFKINILPDVHIVDRMIDTVTPLGVKNDNSGLDYFIPKEENSSSEKIPDSFPKKYVAIVLAGTYFTKRLPAKKHLEVIQQLDVPFILLGGKNEAKLAQEIEKQTTQNVLNLCNKLTINQSASIVKNAALVIANDTGLMHIAAAYKKKILSVWGSTTPELGMTPYLADPASKKQKIEGLNCQPCSKIGRHNCPKKHFRCMLNQNTTEMANWIKENF; from the coding sequence TTGAATTCCAAGATACTCATCATACGATTTAGCTCTATTGGGGACATTGTATTAACCAGCCCTATTATTCGATGCATAAAAGAGCAACTAGACCAGGCTGAAATCCATTTTCTGACCAAAGAAAAACATAAGGATCTTCTTCGTGCCAATCCTTATATCGACCACTTACATCTATATAATTCAAATCTGACAGACATTATAAAGCAACTTCAGCAAGAGAATTTTGATTACATTATTGACCTGCACCACAATCTACGGAGCCATATTATTAAGCAAAACCTGAGAACGAAAGCTTACTCGTTGCAAAAACTCAATATAAAAAAGTGGCTGTTAGTCAAATTCAAAATTAATATTCTTCCCGACGTTCATATTGTCGACCGCATGATAGACACAGTTACTCCACTAGGCGTAAAGAACGACAACAGTGGTCTTGATTATTTTATTCCGAAAGAAGAGAATTCTTCATCTGAAAAAATACCGGATTCATTCCCCAAAAAGTATGTTGCAATTGTACTGGCTGGCACTTACTTTACCAAAAGGTTGCCCGCCAAAAAGCATCTGGAAGTGATTCAACAACTTGATGTTCCGTTCATATTACTTGGTGGGAAAAATGAAGCTAAGCTTGCACAGGAGATCGAAAAGCAAACGACACAGAACGTATTAAATCTTTGTAATAAACTAACGATTAACCAATCGGCCTCCATCGTCAAAAATGCAGCATTAGTAATAGCAAACGATACTGGCCTAATGCACATTGCTGCGGCCTATAAAAAGAAAATTTTATCCGTTTGGGGAAGTACCACACCCGAACTTGGAATGACCCCCTACCTTGCCGATCCGGCATCAAAAAAGCAGAAAATTGAAGGCTTAAACTGTCAGCCATGCTCCAAAATTGGTCGACACAACTGCCCGAAAAAACATTTCCGTTGCATGCTAAATCAGAACACAACGGAAATGGCCAACTGGATTAAGGAAAACTTTTAG
- the atpC gene encoding ATP synthase F1 subunit epsilon produces MFLEIITPSKKVFSGEITLIKLPGAKGSFEILKNHAPIISTLDEGKIKIIESNEQISFFDVDGGVVEAMNNKIIVLAESA; encoded by the coding sequence ATGTTTCTTGAAATCATAACACCATCAAAAAAAGTATTCTCAGGAGAAATCACACTGATTAAGCTTCCTGGAGCAAAAGGCTCATTCGAAATTCTTAAAAACCATGCCCCGATCATTTCGACCTTGGATGAAGGTAAAATCAAAATCATTGAGTCAAACGAGCAAATTAGTTTTTTTGACGTGGATGGAGGGGTTGTTGAAGCTATGAACAACAAAATAATTGTGCTTGCCGAATCTGCATAA
- a CDS encoding polyprenyl synthetase family protein: MKSAQSIKKLQELVVNQITEEAKKIGKTTPINLYQPIDYTLNMGGKRLRPVMLLLACELFSGDVQNALPAAIAVEVFHNFTLLHDDIMDHAEIRRNMPAVHKKYSENVAILSGDAMSIKAYQYLLTVDHPNIQEVTRLFSKTAIEVCEGQQYDMDFESRLDVSIDEYLEMIRLKTAVLIAGSFKMGALLGNASLEDAERLYQFGINLGLAFQLQDDLLDVFADQDKFGKKIGGDIIANKKTFLLLQALAIANREQKAELQDWIDRKKFNPEEKINAIKNIYIDLKLQHISQQKSNEFYQKAMEKIDAINVHSDRKQVIIELAQMIMKREK, encoded by the coding sequence ATGAAGTCAGCACAATCAATAAAAAAGCTACAAGAACTCGTTGTTAATCAAATTACTGAAGAAGCGAAAAAAATAGGAAAAACGACCCCGATTAACCTTTATCAACCTATTGATTACACGCTAAACATGGGTGGAAAAAGACTACGACCGGTTATGTTACTCTTAGCTTGCGAGCTTTTTTCCGGCGATGTTCAAAACGCCTTACCTGCCGCTATTGCCGTTGAAGTTTTCCACAACTTCACACTGCTCCACGATGACATTATGGATCATGCTGAAATTCGCAGAAACATGCCAGCAGTCCACAAAAAATACAGTGAAAATGTGGCGATCCTATCAGGCGATGCCATGTCCATCAAAGCCTATCAATATCTACTGACGGTAGATCATCCCAACATACAAGAAGTTACCCGTTTGTTTTCAAAAACAGCCATCGAAGTTTGCGAAGGGCAACAATACGACATGGACTTTGAATCCCGGCTGGATGTGAGTATCGATGAGTATCTGGAGATGATACGATTGAAAACAGCGGTGTTGATTGCCGGAAGCTTTAAAATGGGAGCCTTGCTGGGAAATGCCTCGCTGGAAGATGCTGAAAGGCTTTATCAATTTGGGATCAATCTGGGATTGGCTTTTCAGCTTCAGGATGACCTGTTAGATGTATTTGCAGATCAAGATAAATTTGGAAAAAAAATAGGTGGTGATATTATCGCCAACAAAAAAACTTTTTTATTACTTCAAGCGTTAGCTATTGCAAATCGGGAACAAAAAGCCGAATTACAAGATTGGATTGACCGAAAGAAGTTTAATCCGGAAGAGAAGATCAATGCCATTAAAAACATATACATTGATTTAAAGCTACAGCATATTAGCCAGCAAAAGTCAAATGAATTTTATCAGAAGGCAATGGAAAAGATCGATGCAATTAACGTTCATTCAGATCGAAAACAGGTAATCATTGAACTCGCCCAAATGATCATGAAAAGGGAAAAATAA
- a CDS encoding PatB family C-S lyase yields MKNYNFDELVDRTNTDSLKYDGRQMFFGTDDLLPLWVADMDFKTPDFIVEALKDRLEHEVLGYTFRSDSYSEAIIQWLDKRHHWKVKKEWISFSPGVVAGLTLAIDTYSKPGDQIIVQPPVYFPFYDSIKGLGRKMVENPLKLVGGRYTFDLDDLKQKITTNTKMLLLCNPQNPGGTVWTKDELTELATICLENKVLIVSDEIHSDLVFEGHKHIPLPTLSKEIANNCIVCMAGSKTFNIAGLTTSFVVIPNKKLFVRYERTLKVPHLHMGNIFGSIALETAYRKGAGWVDQMVDYLQGNYRFLESYMADKLPNIKPMKPEATYLIWLDFSKYQLSDDDLNAKLIDAGVGLNRGVQFGKQGSGFMRINIGCPRVILEQALDRIEQAFG; encoded by the coding sequence ATGAAGAATTATAATTTTGATGAGCTGGTTGATCGTACCAATACGGATAGTTTAAAATACGATGGACGTCAGATGTTCTTTGGAACAGATGATTTATTGCCACTTTGGGTGGCTGATATGGATTTTAAAACTCCCGATTTTATCGTTGAGGCTCTGAAGGATAGGTTGGAGCATGAGGTTTTAGGTTACACATTTCGCAGCGATTCCTATTCTGAGGCTATTATTCAGTGGTTAGATAAACGACATCACTGGAAAGTAAAGAAAGAGTGGATTTCATTTAGTCCGGGAGTTGTGGCTGGATTAACGCTGGCTATTGATACTTACTCCAAGCCTGGCGATCAGATAATTGTGCAACCGCCGGTGTATTTCCCTTTTTACGATTCGATAAAAGGATTGGGACGTAAGATGGTCGAAAATCCGCTGAAGTTAGTTGGTGGCAGATACACATTTGATTTAGATGATCTCAAACAAAAAATTACGACGAATACGAAGATGCTTCTGTTGTGCAATCCACAAAATCCAGGAGGGACTGTTTGGACCAAAGATGAATTGACCGAACTGGCAACCATCTGCCTTGAAAACAAGGTGCTGATTGTTTCTGACGAAATTCATTCGGATTTGGTTTTCGAAGGGCACAAGCATATTCCGTTGCCAACACTTTCTAAAGAGATTGCGAATAATTGCATCGTATGTATGGCAGGTAGTAAAACATTCAACATTGCTGGCTTAACGACTTCTTTTGTGGTGATACCGAATAAGAAACTATTTGTACGATATGAGCGAACGCTGAAAGTTCCTCATTTACATATGGGAAATATTTTTGGTTCTATTGCTCTTGAAACAGCTTATCGCAAAGGAGCAGGATGGGTTGATCAAATGGTGGATTATTTGCAAGGAAACTATCGTTTTTTAGAAAGCTATATGGCCGATAAACTGCCTAATATTAAGCCGATGAAACCGGAAGCTACGTATTTAATTTGGTTGGACTTTTCTAAATATCAGTTGAGTGATGATGATCTTAATGCTAAGTTAATTGATGCGGGAGTTGGTTTAAACCGGGGAGTGCAGTTTGGTAAACAGGGTAGTGGTTTTATGCGTATAAATATTGGTTGTCCGCGGGTAATCTTGGAGCAGGCTTTAGATCGAATAGAGCAAGCATTTGGCTAA
- a CDS encoding GNAT family N-acetyltransferase — translation MNLSFVVVDLSKELHQKQLIRLLDSYMRDEMGNNAPMSEELAPKILDGLKSYSGYLGFFALVDGEFAALANCNKNFSTFKAKPLINIHDFVVHPDFRGKGVGRFLLDAIAGYGKDNGFCRVNLEVRHDNEKAQRLYQKASFNECQPPMYFLERLV, via the coding sequence ATGAATTTATCTTTTGTTGTTGTTGATTTGTCTAAAGAACTTCACCAGAAACAACTGATTCGGCTGTTGGATTCATACATGCGCGACGAAATGGGGAATAACGCTCCGATGTCTGAAGAGCTTGCTCCAAAAATACTAGATGGGTTAAAAAGTTATTCCGGATATTTAGGATTTTTTGCTTTGGTTGATGGAGAATTTGCAGCTTTGGCTAATTGCAATAAGAATTTCTCAACCTTCAAAGCAAAGCCGCTGATTAATATTCATGATTTTGTTGTGCATCCTGATTTTAGAGGAAAAGGGGTCGGTCGATTCTTGTTGGATGCAATTGCTGGCTATGGCAAGGATAATGGCTTTTGCCGGGTCAATTTGGAAGTGAGGCATGACAATGAAAAGGCACAAAGACTCTATCAGAAAGCTAGCTTTAATGAATGTCAACCACCGATGTATTTTTTAGAAAGGTTAGTGTAA
- a CDS encoding 2-phosphosulfolactate phosphatase, which translates to MDVKILQLLDGAQQASGLTVIIDVFRAFSVACYAFSRGVTKIFPVGEIDFALQLKQQNPDYILVGERNEQKPEGFDFGNSPSQIMQGNLEQKVMVHTTSSGTQGIVSATNAGEVISGSFVNAGAIVRYIQKRQPETVSLVCMGYACKYPTDEDTFLAEYIKARLEGKSVDFEGMVEKLRVGAGARFFVPEKQSWAPSADFDLCLALDRFNFVLKVDRENDLFFLKKLEL; encoded by the coding sequence ATGGATGTAAAAATTTTACAATTATTAGATGGAGCTCAACAAGCGAGTGGACTAACAGTAATTATTGATGTATTTCGGGCTTTTTCAGTGGCCTGTTATGCATTTAGCCGAGGAGTTACTAAGATTTTTCCTGTAGGAGAAATCGATTTTGCTCTTCAGTTAAAGCAGCAAAACCCAGACTATATTCTTGTTGGTGAGCGCAACGAACAGAAGCCTGAAGGGTTTGACTTTGGAAATTCGCCATCGCAAATCATGCAGGGTAATCTTGAACAGAAGGTGATGGTGCATACCACAAGTAGTGGAACCCAAGGGATTGTGAGTGCTACAAATGCAGGTGAAGTAATAAGCGGAAGTTTTGTCAACGCAGGAGCTATTGTTAGATACATTCAGAAAAGGCAGCCTGAAACTGTTTCGCTGGTATGCATGGGATATGCCTGTAAGTATCCGACAGATGAAGATACATTTTTGGCGGAATATATAAAGGCCAGACTAGAGGGAAAGTCGGTCGATTTCGAAGGAATGGTCGAAAAATTAAGAGTTGGCGCCGGAGCGCGGTTTTTCGTTCCAGAGAAACAGAGTTGGGCTCCTTCTGCTGATTTTGATCTTTGCCTGGCTTTAGATCGGTTTAACTTCGTTTTAAAAGTTGATCGCGAAAATGACTTGTTTTTCTTGAAAAAACTTGAACTTTAA
- a CDS encoding sigma 54-interacting transcriptional regulator, whose amino-acid sequence MEFKCKKAGSECYGLKELVLLSEISQRLIQSKELKHDLSSVLELLVRHLGAERSLLTIFNRKNSKIYIESAYGYSSAQQARGKYKLGEGIIGRVVELSRPVIIEKISKSSLFLNRTQQELTSKDGEELSFVCVPIIEDAKVTGTLSLVRKYNPFITNDEDLNLLSIVGSLVSQVVRSKQERIEEVELLRQKNQELQNQLKGDNPNMNMVGNSAKMKDVYSLINMVAETNSTVLIRGESGIGKELVADAIHYMSKREKKSFIKVNCSALPDSLIESELFGHEKGAFTGADSRRKGRFELADGGTIFLDEIGDIPLSTQVKILRIIQQREFERLGGTETIKVDVRIVAATNRNLEEMIDEGDFREDLFYRINVFPIFIPPLRERRNDIPMLVDHFIDKFNKRNDTQIKRITTSALNMLMVYSWPGNIRELENCIERSCILSTDNVIHSYNLPPSLQTADSTNTRSRGGLTYTVEQVEKQLIREALTSTKGNIAKAAEGLKVTERMLGTRLKKYEIDAWRFKV is encoded by the coding sequence ATGGAGTTTAAGTGTAAAAAAGCGGGTAGTGAATGTTATGGTTTGAAGGAGCTTGTTTTGCTCTCGGAAATCAGTCAGCGACTGATTCAGAGCAAGGAGCTGAAGCATGACTTATCATCGGTGTTGGAATTGTTGGTTCGCCACCTCGGAGCCGAAAGAAGCTTGCTGACCATTTTCAACCGCAAAAACTCGAAGATTTATATTGAGTCCGCATACGGATACAGTTCGGCTCAGCAGGCACGAGGCAAATATAAGTTGGGGGAAGGAATCATCGGTCGGGTGGTTGAGTTATCCAGGCCTGTCATTATTGAAAAGATTTCCAAGTCGAGTTTATTTTTAAACCGCACACAGCAGGAGCTAACCTCGAAAGATGGTGAAGAATTGAGCTTTGTGTGCGTGCCAATTATTGAAGATGCAAAAGTAACCGGGACTTTGAGTCTGGTAAGAAAATATAATCCATTCATTACCAATGATGAAGATTTAAACCTGTTGTCAATTGTTGGGAGTCTGGTTTCCCAGGTTGTTCGTTCAAAGCAAGAGCGTATTGAAGAAGTTGAGTTGCTTCGTCAAAAAAACCAAGAGCTTCAAAACCAGTTGAAGGGAGATAATCCAAACATGAATATGGTTGGAAATTCAGCCAAAATGAAGGATGTTTACTCGTTAATCAATATGGTGGCTGAAACCAATTCCACGGTTCTTATTCGGGGAGAGAGTGGTATTGGAAAAGAGTTGGTTGCTGACGCTATCCACTACATGAGTAAACGCGAGAAAAAGAGTTTTATAAAAGTAAACTGCTCTGCCTTGCCTGATAGCTTGATTGAAAGTGAACTGTTTGGACATGAGAAAGGAGCATTTACTGGTGCCGATAGCCGGCGAAAAGGACGTTTTGAACTGGCAGATGGCGGCACTATTTTTCTGGATGAGATTGGCGATATTCCGTTGTCGACCCAGGTTAAGATTTTGCGTATTATTCAGCAACGGGAATTTGAACGCCTGGGTGGTACCGAAACGATTAAAGTGGATGTGAGAATCGTTGCTGCTACCAACCGTAATTTAGAAGAAATGATCGATGAAGGGGATTTTCGAGAAGATTTATTTTATCGTATCAATGTGTTCCCCATTTTTATACCGCCTTTACGCGAACGCAGAAATGATATCCCGATGCTGGTTGATCATTTTATCGATAAATTCAATAAGCGGAACGATACTCAAATTAAGCGAATTACGACATCTGCACTGAATATGTTGATGGTTTATTCGTGGCCGGGAAACATTCGGGAGCTGGAAAACTGTATTGAGCGCTCCTGCATTTTAAGTACCGATAATGTTATTCACAGTTACAATTTGCCACCATCGCTGCAAACAGCCGATTCTACAAACACCCGCTCAAGAGGTGGATTAACTTACACAGTGGAGCAAGTTGAAAAGCAGTTGATTCGTGAGGCGTTAACTTCAACCAAAGGAAATATTGCCAAGGCTGCCGAAGGCTTAAAAGTAACTGAGCGGATGTTGGGCACCCGATTGAAGAAGTATGAAATTGATGCCTGGCGTTTTAAAGTCTGA
- a CDS encoding polyprenol monophosphomannose synthase — MKNLVIIPTYNEKENVEKMIRTVFSLQTPFNILIIEDGSPDGTAAIVKSLQQEFKDKLHILERKGKLGLGTAYLTGFRWALERDYEYIFEMDCDFSHPPEDLENLYKACTEQGADLAIGSRYIKGINVINWPLGRVLMSYFASVYVRFITGMKVMDTTAGFKCYAQKVLETIDLDNIHLKGYGFQIEMKFTAWKHGFKIIEVPIIFTERQEGTSKMSGGIFNEALWGILKMKIRSWFRKYPPYKS; from the coding sequence ATGAAGAATCTGGTAATTATCCCCACCTATAATGAGAAAGAAAATGTAGAGAAAATGATCCGAACGGTATTTTCGCTACAAACCCCGTTTAATATTCTGATAATAGAAGATGGCTCTCCTGACGGTACGGCAGCGATTGTTAAAAGTCTCCAACAGGAATTTAAAGACAAACTCCATATTCTGGAAAGAAAAGGTAAACTAGGATTAGGTACAGCTTATCTAACCGGATTCAGATGGGCCTTGGAGCGCGATTACGAATACATCTTCGAGATGGATTGTGATTTTTCGCATCCTCCTGAAGATTTAGAGAATCTTTATAAAGCCTGCACAGAACAGGGGGCAGACCTTGCTATCGGCTCACGATACATTAAAGGTATCAATGTAATTAACTGGCCGCTGGGACGGGTTCTCATGTCGTACTTTGCGTCTGTTTATGTGCGTTTTATCACCGGCATGAAAGTGATGGACACAACAGCCGGTTTTAAGTGCTATGCCCAAAAAGTGCTTGAGACGATCGATCTCGACAACATTCACTTGAAAGGTTATGGTTTTCAGATTGAAATGAAGTTCACAGCCTGGAAACATGGATTTAAGATTATCGAAGTGCCAATTATTTTTACCGAGCGGCAAGAGGGAACATCGAAAATGAGTGGTGGAATTTTCAACGAAGCATTGTGGGGAATATTGAAAATGAAAATTAGAAGTTGGTTTAGAAAATACCCACCCTACAAATCTTAA
- the atpD gene encoding F0F1 ATP synthase subunit beta, with protein MNKNIGKVAQVIGPVVDISFDQEDSELPNINDALEIVREDNTNLVVECQQHIGENTVRTISMDSTDGLKRGMDVIATGAPITMPKGQIALGRLLNVTGDAVDGMKNIPKEGLNIHNEPPKYEDLTTETEVLYTGIKVIDLIEPYAKGGKIGLFGGAGVGKTVLIQELINNIALAHSGLSVFAGVGERTREGNDLLREMIEAKIVDYGDEFREAMEKGEWDLSKVDPEALKKSKLALVFGQMNEPPGARARVALSGLTIAESLRDGEGSDNSGGRDILFFVDNVFRFTQAGSEVSALLGRMPSAVGYQPTLATEMGIMQERITSTKNGSITSVQAVYVPADDLTDPAPATTFAHLDATTVLSRKISELGIYPAVDPLDSTSRILTADIVGDEHYNCAQQVKEILQRYKELQDIIAILGMDELSEEDKLVVHRARRVQRFLSQPFFVAEQFTGLKGKLVSIEDTIKGFNMIMAGEVDQYPESAFNLVGTIDEAIAKGEKMLAEAEA; from the coding sequence ATGAATAAAAATATCGGTAAAGTCGCTCAGGTAATTGGTCCTGTGGTTGATATTAGCTTTGATCAGGAAGATAGTGAACTTCCAAATATTAACGACGCGTTAGAAATCGTTCGTGAAGACAACACCAATCTGGTTGTCGAGTGCCAACAACATATCGGAGAAAACACAGTTAGAACCATCTCGATGGACTCGACTGACGGACTAAAACGGGGGATGGATGTAATTGCCACAGGGGCTCCAATCACCATGCCCAAAGGACAAATAGCACTCGGACGCCTGCTAAATGTTACCGGAGATGCGGTGGATGGAATGAAAAATATTCCTAAAGAAGGTTTGAACATCCACAACGAACCACCAAAATATGAAGACTTAACAACTGAAACCGAAGTTCTTTACACCGGAATTAAAGTAATCGACTTGATTGAACCGTATGCCAAAGGAGGTAAAATTGGCTTGTTCGGTGGGGCCGGTGTTGGAAAAACAGTATTGATTCAGGAGTTAATCAATAATATTGCTCTGGCACACAGCGGACTATCTGTTTTTGCGGGTGTTGGAGAACGGACTCGTGAAGGAAACGACCTGTTACGCGAGATGATTGAAGCTAAAATTGTTGACTACGGCGATGAGTTTAGAGAAGCAATGGAAAAAGGCGAGTGGGATCTTTCGAAAGTAGACCCCGAAGCCCTTAAAAAATCCAAACTTGCCCTTGTGTTTGGTCAGATGAATGAACCACCCGGTGCGCGTGCACGGGTAGCACTTTCCGGATTGACAATTGCCGAAAGTTTGCGTGACGGTGAAGGATCAGACAATTCAGGTGGTCGTGATATCCTGTTCTTTGTTGACAATGTATTCCGTTTTACTCAGGCTGGTTCTGAGGTATCAGCATTACTCGGACGTATGCCTTCAGCAGTAGGGTACCAACCTACTTTGGCAACAGAGATGGGTATTATGCAGGAACGGATTACTTCAACGAAAAATGGATCTATTACATCAGTACAGGCCGTATATGTACCTGCAGATGACCTGACCGACCCTGCTCCTGCAACAACCTTTGCCCACTTGGATGCAACAACTGTATTGAGCCGTAAAATCTCAGAGCTCGGTATTTATCCTGCCGTTGACCCGTTGGATTCAACCTCAAGAATTTTGACGGCAGACATTGTTGGAGACGAACATTACAACTGTGCTCAACAGGTGAAAGAAATCCTGCAGCGCTACAAAGAACTTCAGGATATTATTGCCATTTTAGGTATGGATGAATTATCGGAAGAAGACAAGCTTGTTGTTCACCGCGCACGTCGTGTTCAACGATTCCTGTCTCAACCGTTCTTCGTCGCCGAACAGTTTACCGGACTAAAAGGAAAGCTCGTTTCAATTGAAGATACCATCAAAGGATTCAACATGATCATGGCTGGAGAAGTTGACCAGTATCCGGAGTCGGCCTTTAATCTGGTTGGGACGATTGATGAAGCTATTGCTAAAGGAGAAAAAATGCTGGCTGAAGCCGAAGCCTAA